One genomic region from Siniperca chuatsi isolate FFG_IHB_CAS linkage group LG18, ASM2008510v1, whole genome shotgun sequence encodes:
- the tnca gene encoding tenascin isoform X2 has product MGTRGLLGCLLLTALLSLSNAGLVKKILRHRRQTLASPEEQNITLPGANQPVVFNHVYNINVPASSLCSVNLDAPESMQLHPTDAAVSSGHHSTEHTVDGENQIIFTHRINIPRQACGCTDDMPGLKDLMSRLEMLEGEVSALRDQCSGDGACCSAQVTGEVGTKPYCNGHGNYSTETCGCVCQPGWKGPNCTEPECPTNCQARGRCVNGKCECFQGFTGEDCALEVCPVDCGAHGQCVGGICICSDGFFGEDCSQTKCLNNCRGRGRCEDGDCACDEPWTGFDCSELICPKDCYDRGRCVNGTCYCDEGYTGEDCGDRTCPNNCHGNGFCVDGQCVCTAGYSGEDCAQITCLNDCNGRGTCFNGMCICDTGYQGEDCSQLACLNNCNHRGQCVNGQCACDVGFQGDDCAELSCPSNCLHRGRCVNGQCVCEEGFAGEACSIRTCPSNCYGRGECIEGRCVCHAGFTGKDCGELSCPNNCQNRGRCIDGQCVCDEGFSGEDCSQKACPNDCLTQGYCDDGKCICQEGYSGDDCSVLACPHNCNNRGRCINGKCTCDSGYQGESCVELSCLNNCQDKGRCVNGQCVCDEGYIGKDCSEVSPPKDLTVGEVTSDTVDLSWNNEMLVMQYLVTYVPTSPGGLHQEFTVPGDKTAATVKELEPGIEYQINVYAVLSNKRSVPVSARVATDLPQPEGLRFKSVRETSVEVMWDQLDIPFDGWEIYFRNTKEENGKVVSTLPPSQNQFFQSGLGPGQEYEVSINIIKNNTRGPQTSEKVTTKIDGPRQVEVKDVTDSSALVSWSQPVAPMGRVTMFYGPSSDPSDETSVEIFPPDKQYSIDGLRPDTEYKVSLISRSGDITSDPVTATFITALDAPTDLQAVSQTEDSITLEWTNSQADVGSYRVKYSPISGATHGEELFPRGPGDTTKATITGLKPGTEYGIGVTAVKNEMESLPATTNAATDIDPPRDFEKVESTETSLTLRWQKPRAKVGAYRLVYVSKDGQVEEVEIPATATSYGLSNLTPGMSYTITLTAERGHKRSTPVTLPASTASFTFYLADSDDRELTTPTGSEDNVISFVYLDPSESQFSGTEPEDELGTLTISGITPDGFDLSWKLKAHSVYDSFAVEYNDTLQLWDVREVRLPGDATGSRIQGLKASTEYQIKLYGITSSQRSALLEAVALTAPKPTSPDVLVLSIKDAPTTPQPALDIEAVQNPHPLRPLNTEAPSTSDTGVMSSRAEPESSSLNVLGDLTVNVTSSSVSLAWLAPDQAFDNFLVELSAPSGETQAHVTTLPGSVRKAEIEGLSPSTHYDITLQGLVEGKRSLPLKGFATTEELKPMVMNLTISDITWDGFTASWSPTGGEYGSFVIEVTNLENFAESQNLTLSGDAFSLGISGLNPNTSYMVGLFGMYQGSFLEPVYTEATTVNQPVVGKLYISNLTSESFSIFWNGTEGEFDGFILEIIDSDWLMEPKEYNMSNNVKSHDVTGLRPSTDYIAYLYGTYKGSRTSAVSIVASTAEEPDLSRLVVSNITSDRFSLSWRTGEKAFDNFIVEVRESALPSQAMGRALPGDVRSTVMAGLKASTSYNIKLYASAGGQNTQPLFDVTTTEDVPQLGPIAASSVSPHNLSLTWSTVSGHFDGFVIRVSDPEQQSDTLEFRLPGEARNITISNLMDATGYDIELYGISHGRHTPSVLAHAITEAEPEVEHLFVSDITADGFRLSWTSDEDMFDRFVIKIRDGKRLAHPQEYSVRGDERTKVLTGLMSGTEYEIELYGVTLDQRSQPITGVAQTGLSTPRGLHFSEVTDSSAIVHWSVPRSPVDNYRIIYVPFEGGSPMAVTVDGSVFEALLPNMIPGKTYQVTVRSVKGLEESDPSTDTVTTALDRPQGLTAVNVTDTSALLLWQPSVATVDGYVITYSADSVSPVVEHVSGNIVEFEMGSLVPGTHYTVGVHAMKEAQKSDSAVTEFTTEVDPPRDLTAINIQTDSATLTWKPPQVAVTGYTLTFSSADGIIREVVLSPTASSYSMAQLTGSTEYNVRLQAIAGAQRSRHVRTVFTTIGQLYRRPKDCAQILLNGETTSGLYTIYVGGEESQPIKVYCDMTTDGGGWMVFLRRQNGKLEFYRNWKNYTAGFGNMNDEFWLGLSNLHKITNSGHYELRVDLRDNGESAYAQYDKLTIAEPRTRYKVYIGAYSGTAGDSMTYHQGRPFSTFDNDNDIAVTNCALSYKGAFWYKNCHRVNLMGKYGDNSHSKGINWFHWKGHEHSIEFAEMKIRPANFRNFESRKKRS; this is encoded by the exons ATGGGTACAAGAGGCCTTCTGGGCTGCCTTCTCCTGACTGCTTTGCTCAGCTTATCAAACGCTGGGCTCGTGAAGAAAATCCTACGGCATCGGCGACAGACTCTGGCATCCCCCGAAGAACAAAACATCACCCTCCCCGGTGCAAACCAACCTGTGGTTTTCAACCACGTCTATAACATCAATGTTCCTGCCAGTTCCCTGTGCTCAGTGAACCTTGACGCTCCAGAGAGCATGCAGCTCCATCCCACAGATGCAGCAGTCTCTTCGGGCCATCACTCCACTGAGCACACAGTCGATGGGGAGAACCAGATCATCTTCACCCACCGCATCAACATACCTCGGCAGGCCTGCGGTTGTACCGACGACATGCCCGGCCTGAAAGACCTCATGAGCCGGTTGGAGATGCTTGAGGGAGAAGTTTCAGCATTGAGAGATCAGTGCAGCGGTGACGGGGCCTGCTGCAGTGCACAGGTCACAG GTGAGGTGGGAACTAAACCTTACTGCAACGGTCATGGAAACTACAGCACTGAAACCTGCGGCTGCGTTTGTCAGCCTGGCTGGAAGGGACCCAACTGCACTGAACCCGAGTGTCCCACTAACTGTCAGGCCCGGGGCCGCTGCGTTAACGGAAAGTGTGAGTGCTTCCAGGGCTTCACCGGAGAAGACTGCGCACTCGAGGTCTGCCCTGTGGACTGCGGAGCGCACGGCCAGTGTGTGGGCGGTATTTGCATCTGCTCTGATGGTTTCTTTGGCGAAGACTGCTCTCAAACCAAGTGCCTCAACAACTGCCGCGGCCGCGGCCGCTGTGAAGACGGAGACTGCGCTTGTGACGAACCCTGGACTGGATTCGACTGCTCTGAACTCATCTGCCCCAAAGACTGCTACGACCGTGGACGCTGTGTGAATGGCACCTGCTACTGCGATGAGGGATACACCGGGGAGGACTGTGGAGATCGCACCTGTCCCAACAACTGCCATGGTAACGGCTTCTGTGTAGATGGCCAGTGCGTCTGCACCGCCGGCTACAGTGGAGAAGACTGCGCTCAGATCACCTGCCTCAACGACTGTAACGGCAGAGGCACGTGCTTCAACGGGATGTGTATCTGTGACACGGGCTACCAAGGCGAAGACTGCAGCCAGTTAGCATGTCTGAACAACTGTAACCACAGAGGCCAGTGCGTAAATGGACAGTGTGCCTGCGATGTCGGTTTCCAGGGAGACGATTGCGCAGAGCTTTCCTGTCCAAGCAACTGCCTGCACAGGGGCCGCTGTGTTAACGGCCAGTGTGTCTGCGAGGAAGGCTTCGCTGGTGAGGCCTGCAGCATCAGGACCTGCCCCTCTAACTGCTATGGACGCGGCGAGTGTATTGAGGGACGTTGCGTGTGTCATGCGGGTTTCACCGGCAAGGACTGCGGTGAACTGAGCTGCCCTAACAACTGTCAAAACCGTGGCCGGTGCATCGATGGGCAGTGTGTCTGTGACGAAGGCTTCTCTGGTGAAGACTGCAGTCAGAAAGCTTGCCCCAACGACTGCCTGACCCAGGGTTACTGTGACGATGGCAAGTGCATCTGTCAGGAAGGCTACTCGGGAGATGACTGCTCTGTGCTCGCCTGTCCACATAACTGCAACAACAGGGGGCGCTGCATCAATGGAAAGTGCACATGTGATAGTGGATATCAAGGAGAAAGCTGTGTGGAGCTGAGCTGTCTCAACAACTGCCAGGACAAAGGCCGCTGCGTGAATGGTCAGTGCGTCTGTGATGAGGGATACATTGGAAAAGACTGCTCAGAAG TGTCTCCTCCAAAGGATCTTACCGTAGGCGAGGTCACCTCAGACACGGTGGACCTGTCCTGGAACAACGAGATGTTGGTGATGCAGTACCTGGTGACATATGTGCCCACCAGTCCTGGTGGTCTTCATCAGGAGTTCACTGTGCCTGGAGACAAAACTGCTGCCACTGTGAAAGAGCTTGAACCTGGCATTGAATACCAGATCAATGTCTACGCTGTTCTGAGCAACAAGAGGAGTGTCCCTGTCAGTGCGAGGGTGGCCACAG ACCTTCCACAGCCAGAGGGTTTAAGATTCAAATCAGTGAGAGAGACCTCAGTGGAGGTAATGTGGGACCAGCTGGACATTCCCTTTGATGGCTGGGAGATCTATTTCCGCAACACG aaagaagaaaatggaaaagtcGTGAGCACCCTTCCACCCTCTCAAAACCAGTTTTTCCAGTCAGGCCTTGGACCAGGACAGGAGTATGAAGTCTCCATCAACATCATCAAGAACAACACCAGAGGACCCCAAACATCTGAAAAAGTCACTACCA AGATTGACGGCCCCCGGCAGGTGGAGGTGAAGGATGTGACGGACTCCTCAGCTCTGGTCAGCTGGTCTCAGCCGGTGGCTCCTATGGGCAGAGTCACCATGTTTTACGGGCCCAGCTCCGACCCCTCAGATGAAACCAGTGTGGAGATCTTCCCTCCAGACAAGCAGTACAGCATTGACGGTCTGAGGCCAGACACTGAGTACAAGGTGTCGCTCATCTCCAGGAGTGGAGACATCACCAGTGACCCCGTCACCGCCACATTCATTACAG CCCTGGATGCCCCCACGGACCTTCAGGCTGTGTCCCAGACAGAGGACAGCATCACTCTGGAGTGGACTAACAGTCAAGCTGATGTTGGCAGCTATAGGGTGAAATACAGTCCCATCTCTGGAGCAACTCATGGTGAGGAACTGTTCCCACGAGGACCAGGAGACACCACAAAAGCTACTATCACTG GGCTAAAGCCAGGGACAGAGTATGGGATTGGTGTGACTGCCGTGAAGAATGAGATGGAGAGCCTCCCTGCTACTACAAATGCAGCAACTG ATATCGATCCTCCCAGAGACTTCGAAAAAGTCGAGTCCACAGAGACCTCCCTCACCTTGAGgtggcagaaacctcgggccaAGGTTGGCGCCTACAGGCTGGTGTACGTCTCCAAAGATGGCCAGGTTGAGGAGGTGGAGATCCCAGCCACAGCGACTAGCTATGGCTTGTCCAACCTGACTCCTGGAATGAGCTACACCATCACTTTGACTGCAGAGAGGGGTCACAAGAGGAGCACACCTGTCACCCTTCCTGCATCTACAG CctctttcacattttatttagctGACTCAGACGACCGTGAGCTAACGACTCCTACAGGCTCGGAGGAcaatgtcattagctttgtgTATTTAGACCCCTCTGAGTCCCAATTTTCTGGGACGGAGCCTGAGGATGAGCTTGGAACGCTGACTATCTCAGGCATCACGCCTGATGGATTTGACCTCTCGTGGAAACTAAAGGCTCACAGTGTCTATGATAGTTTCGCAGTAGAATATAATGACACTCTGCAATTATGGGATGTAAGAGAGGTCCGACTTCCTGGTGATGCCACTGGCTCTAGAATCCAAGGCCTGAAGGCATCGACAGAATATCAAATAAAACTTTATGGAATAACCAGTAGCCAGAGATCTGCGCTACTTGAAGCTGTTGCACTTACAG CACCCAAGCCTACCTCTCCAGATGTACTTGTGCTGAGCATCAAAGATGCCCCAACAACCCCACAGCCTGCTCTGGATATTGAAGCAGTTCAAAACCCACATCCCCTCCGTCCTCTGAACACTGAGGCTCCTTCCACTTCTGATACTGGTGTGATGAGCTCCAGGGCTGAGCCTGAAAGCTCAAGCCTGAACGTATTGGGGGACCTCACAGTCAATGTTACCTCCTCTAGTGTAAGCCTGGCTTGGTTGGCGCCTGACCAGGCGTTTGATAACTTTTTGGTGGAGCTCAGTGCTCCGTCAGGGGAGACACAAGCTCATGTGACCACACTACCAGGAAGTGTGAGAAAGGCTGAAATAGAGGGTTTGTCCCCGTCTACACACTATGATATTACGTTGCAAGGGCTGGTGGAAGGGAAGCGATCTTTACCTCTCAAAGGTTTTGCTACTACAG AGGAGCTGAAGCCCATGGTGATGAACCTCACCATCTCTGACATTACATGGGACGGCTTCACTGCGTCCTGGAGCCCCACGGGTGGGGAATATGGCAGCTTTGTCATTGAGGTAACAAACTTGGAGAATTTCGCAGAGAGCCAGAACCTCACTCTCTCTGGAGACGCTTTCAGCCTGGGCATCTCCGGGCTTAATCCCAACACCAGCTACATGGTTGGCCTGTTTGGGATGTATCAGGGCTCCTTCCTTGAACCCGTGTACACTGAAGCCACCACAG TGAATCAGCCAGTGGTTGGCAAACTATATATCTCAAACTTAACGTCAGAGAGCTTTTCAATCTTCTGGAATGGCACTGAAGGAGAATTTGATGGTTTTATCCTGGAGATAattgattctgattggctgatggagcCAAAGGAATATAACATGTCCAACAATGTAAAGTCCCATGACGTCACAGGGCTCAGGCCCAGCACTGACTATATAGCCTACCTCTATGGGACATACAAGGGATCCCGAACAAGTGCTGTCAGTATTGTTGCATCAACAG CTGAAGAGCCTGATTTgtccaggctagttgtttctaACATTACCTCAGACAGATTTTCTCTGTCGTGGCGGACAGGAGAGAAGGCTTTTGATAACTTTATAGTAGAAGTCAGAGAGTCTGCTTTGCCCTCGCAGGCAATGGGGCGCGCTCTCCCGGGAGACGTGCGTTCCACAGTCATGGCGGGGCTCAAAGCGAGCACAAGCTACAACATAAAGCTGTACGCCAGCGCTGGTGGCCAGAACACACAGCCCTTATTTGATGTAACTACAACAG aGGACGTCCCACAGTTGGGGCCCATAGCTGCTTCATCTGTGAGCCCACATAACCTCAGCTTGACCTGGAGCACTGTGTCAGGCCATTTTGATGGCTTTGTTATCCGGGTCAGTGACCCTGAGCAGCAGTCTGATACGCTGGAGTTCAGACTGCCCGGGGAAGCCCGTAACATTACGATCTCTAACCTGATGGATGCCACAGGCTATGATATTGAACTGTACGGCATCTCTCATGGGCGCCACACTCCCTCTGTGTTAGCCCACGCCATCACAG AGGCTGAGCCGGAGGTGGAGCATCTCTTTGTCTCGGACATCACAGCTGACGGTTTCCGCCTGTCATGGACTTCTGATGAAGACATGTTTGACAGATTTGTGATCAAAATAAGAGACGGCAAAAGATTAGCCCATCCTCAAGAGTACAGCGTCCGTGGCGATGAACGAACCAAGGTTTTAACTGGACTCATGAGTGGCACTGAGTATGAAATCGAGCTTTATGGTGTCACATTGGACCAACGCTCCCAACCTATTACTGGGGTTGCTCAGACAG GCCTGAGCACTCCAAGGGGACTTCACTTCTCTGAAGTGACGGACTCCTCAGCCATAGTTCACTGGTCCGTGCCTCGCTCTCCAGTGGATAACTACCGTATCATCTATGTGCCCTTTGAAGGAG GAAGCCCAATGGCAGTGACTGTGGATGGCAGCGTGTTTGAGGCTTTGCTGCCCAATATGATCCCTGGCAAAACGTACCAAGTGACCGTGAGGTCTGTGAAGGGTCTGGAGGAAAGTGACCCCAGCACTGACACTGTAACCACAG CTTTGGACAGACCTCAGGGTTTAACTGCAGTTAATGTCACTGACACCTCAGCCCTGTTGCTGTGGCAGCCGTCCGTGGCCACTGTCGATGGCTACGTCATTACTTACAGTGCTGATTCAG TGTCCCCTGTGGTGGAGCATGTTTCTGGGAACATAGTGGAGTTTGAGATGGGCTCCCTGGTTCCAGGAACCCACTACACAGTTGGAGTACATGCTATGAAAGAAGCTCAGAAGAGCGACTCTGCTGTTACTGAATTCACCACCG AGGTGGACCCTCCTCGTGATCTGACAGCTATTAACATTCAGACTGACAGTGCGACTCTCACATGGAAACCTCCGCAGGTTGCTGTCACTGGTTACACACTCACCTTCTCCTCTGCTGATGGTATAATCAGG GAAGTGGTGCTAAGCCCGACAGCGTCCTCTTATAGCATGGCTCAGCTAACTGGCTCTACAGAGTACAATGTCAGACTGCAGGCCATCGCTGGGGCCCAGAGGAGTCGTCACGTGCGCACCGTCTTCACTACCA TTGGACAGTTGTACAGACGCCCTAAGGACTGTGCTCAGATTTTACTGAATGGAGAGACGACCTCTGGTCTGTACACCATCTatgtgggaggagaggagagccagCCCATCAAGGTTTACTGTGACATGACCACAGATGGCGGAGGATGGATG GTTTTCCTCAGACGCCAGAATGGAAAGCTGGAATTCTACAGGAACTGGAAGAACTACACAGCTGGCTTCGGTAACATGAATGATGAGTTCTGGCTGG GTCTCTCCAACCtccataaaatcacaaattctGGTCATTATGAGCTGCGAGTGGACTTGAGGGACAACGGGGAATCAGCCTACGCTCAGTACGACAAGCTGACGATTGCAGAGCCAAGAACACGCTATAAAGTCTACATCGGAGCGTATAGTGGAACAGCAG GTGACTCCATGACTTACCACCAGGGTCGACCCTTCTCCACCTTTGACAATGATAATGATATTGCTGTCACCAACTGCGCCTTGTCCTACAAAGGCGCCTTTTGGTATAAAAACTGTCATCGTGTCAACCTCATGGGGAAATATGGTGACAACAGTCACAGTAAG gGGATCAACTGGTTCCACTGGAAGGGCCACGAACACTCTATTGAATTTGCAGAAATGAAGATTCGGCCGGCCAACTTCAGAAATTTTGAGAGCAGAAAAAAACGATCATAG